The stretch of DNA CTGCATTACTTCTGGGAATATTGATTGTCTGCAGTCGGCTAAACTGGGCTGACGATAGCACCAACAACAAATCGCCCGCTGAGGGGAAAACCGCTCCGGCAACCGAGGGGACTTTGGACACCACCCCAGACGAAATGGACCCTACCGAGGCGGCTATCCGTGAACAACTTCGCGCTTATGTGACGGTCTTCAACAAGCATGATGCAGCCGATGTGGCAAAGTATTGGTCGGCGGACGGAGTTTCGATCGACCTGGAAACGGATGAACGAACGGAGGGGCGGGAAAGTCTGCAGCAGGAATTTGCTGAGTTTTTTAAACAATATCCGCAAGCGCGGTTGTCGGGACACGCTGATACAGTGCGGATGGTCCGGCCGGATGTCGCACTGGTCGAAGGGCAAGTGACCCTGGTCACCGGCGAAGGTGACCCCATCGAGTCGTCTTACACGGCCCTGTTGGTCAAGGAACAAGACCGTTGGCTGATTAACAGCTCACAGGAACGCGATTTACCCCAGCCAGCGACGTCGTATGATGCTCTGAAAGAGTTGGAGTGGCTCGTCGGAACTTGGCAGGACGATGTCGAGAACGCGAGCGTGATCACAACAGTGCGCTGGTCGGAGAGTCGCGCCTTTCTGATCCGTTCCTTCAACGTTCAACATGATGATGGCGATTCGCTCAGCGG from Symmachiella dynata encodes:
- a CDS encoding YybH family protein; this encodes MKQTALLLGILIVCSRLNWADDSTNNKSPAEGKTAPATEGTLDTTPDEMDPTEAAIREQLRAYVTVFNKHDAADVAKYWSADGVSIDLETDERTEGRESLQQEFAEFFKQYPQARLSGHADTVRMVRPDVALVEGQVTLVTGEGDPIESSYTALLVKEQDRWLINSSQERDLPQPATSYDALKELEWLVGTWQDDVENASVITTVRWSESRAFLIRSFNVQHDDGDSLSGTQVIGWDPLNKQIRSWTFHSDGSFGEGFASKNDKDWMIKMSHVHGDGRVSSGTQVITRVDDDTLSVQTIGETIDGELVPASDPVTVVRIEDADAAADEVEATDKGESP